TAGGGAAATCCACGATCGCGCTCAACATCGCTGATCGACTCGCTGCTCGTGGCCATGAGACGGTACTATTGGATCTGGATAAGGACGGGCACATGACGACTCAGTTGGGATACGACGATGCGTACGACCGAGATGCGAACCTCGGTGACGCCCTTATCGATGGTGAGGACCCCGAAGACCTGCTTATCGAGACGGACTTCGGCGTTCACCTCCTCCCGTCGAGTAACGAGCTCGAGAATGTTGAGACGAGGCTGAAGGACGAACGGTTCGCAGACGTGAAGCTTCGGCGGAACGTTGTCGATCCGCTCATTCAAAACGGATACGACTACGTGATAATTGATGCCGCAGGCGGCCGTGGGAAACTCTCCGACAACGCCCTCATCGCCGTCCAGCGCGTCATAATCCCGCTAATCCCGCGTGCTGGCTCGATCAACGGCCTCAATAAGATGATTGAACGCCAGATCTCCCCAATCCGGCAGAATATCGGGTTGGATATCCTCGCAGTCACTCCGAATATGATTCGCGAAACAATGGGACAACGCAACGAGCATCGGACTCTCGTTGAAAATCTCAACCGGGAGTTCGGTTCATTCGTCCCCGAGTACGCTCGTGTGGACCCGGAGATCTTCGATGCCCTCGATGATTCGGGACGCACCATCGATAGTATTCCGAAGCCAGGGATTCGCGAACGGACCGCAATTTCCCGCGCCTTCAAGCAAGGAATGCCGGTCTCGGAGTTCGACGAAGATTGCGACCAGATCCCGAATTTCGATCACTTAGCGGACCTCGTGGAGGAACACAGCCATGCCTAATGAGGACGACCGTTTCGGGGACGTCGCTGAACAGCTCAAACAAACGGAGGAAGGAGCCGAATCGGATGACGACGAACGTACTGACGCCCAGGATGAACCGCAACCGGATGAAGAGATAACTACTGAGGACACAGAGTCGGAGACTGAGTCCATTCCTGAGCAGGATGAGGAGGATGTGGACGAATCCACCGGTGGACCGGCCTTCTCCTTTGATGAGACCGATATGCACGGCTTCTATGTCCGGGAGGACACGTGGGATGGCGTCACCCGGATGCGATCATCGGTAACTGCTGCGTGTTCTATGTTTGATGTTCCCGAGTTTGAGGGAAGAGAGTTTCAAGATGCGTGTCTCCGGGTAATTGCGGACCACGGTGATGAGGTTGCCCTCCAGATCCTCCGGGAGCGTGGTATCGAAGCCGATGAGGAACGTGTTCAGGAAGTTGTTGAGATGCTGAGCGAGCAAGCTACGAACGACTAACATTGGATTTGGCTGATTTTCCTCACCATTCAAATTTTGTGCGCATTGTACATTATGCAGATTGTGTAGCAAGCTATCTGCTTGCAGTCTTGCGATTATTCTCAGAACCGGGTCCGAACGGCGGTCGCGCAACAGTTGAGACTGGCAGTCTCAATGCATACGGTTCCGCTCGACTCTATTGGTATAGAATTGGGTAGATACTGGGCGGGATGAAACCGGTGGCGAACATCGCCCGTTTATCTGATCCAACTTATCCGTGAAGGTAGCTGCAACGACCTCTCGGCTCTATTCGATGGCGACGACGGCATCCACGGTAACTGCAGCATCGCCGAGCAGTTCACAGACGCCGATCGTCGTTCGGGCTGGATACGTCTCATCAAAGTACTGCTCATAGGCGTCATTCACACGCTCGTATGCATCCATCTCAGCGAGATACAGGGTGAGCTGCAGAACGTCACTCATTTCTTTCCCGTGCCGTTCAAGCTGGGTTTCGAGGTTTCCTAAACACAATTCGAGCTGACGCACAGGGGATGCATCGCTCGCGATCCGGTCTCCATCCTCCGGCAGTTGGCCTTCGATGAAGAGGAGGTCCGAATCTCCCGTTTTCTTGCCATAGCCGCCGATAAATTTTGTTCCGTCACGCTGCTTGCGGCTACTCTCACTGGCACGACTTAGCTGTGATTCGGTCACTGAGTTCGCCTCCATATTTTGATTTAGAGTATATTCAAGTATAATGTTTTCCGTCTGTTCTCGATTCTCGAGCACCACCGCACTGTGAGGCGCTTGAGTGAACAATACCTCGGCTATACCGCAACAATTAATTGAGAATCTACTCAAGTCGATATTGATGGCACAAACTACAGAACGACTTCGCCGCTATCTCGATGATGAACTCGGGGAGTGTCGCAACGAGGATGTTGAGCGCCGCCTCGACGAACTCAGCACCCTCGAAGCAGCACTCGGGACAGCGCAGGTGAACGCTGAACTCGATGTGCTCTCAGCACTCTCCAACGAGACACGATATACGCTCGTCCGTGTGCTCGTTGCCGCACAAGAGGAACTCTGCGTCTGTGAACTGAATGCGGTCGTCGACGTGACCGAGAGCGGGCTCAGCCACGCGCTCTCGAAACTTCTCGATGCAGGACTCGTTTCGGGCCGAAAAGATGGCCGGTGGAAGAAGTACCGTGCAACAAACCGGGCTGTCGCGCTTATCACTGTCCTCGAGGGGAGCGTGACCGATGAGTAACGTCGATGCTCACGACCATGGGCCGAACTGCGACTGTGAGAGCTGTGGCGACCCGCGGTCGATGGACTTCCTCGATAAGTACCTCACCGTCTGGATTCTCGGTGCGATGGCCGTCGGCGTGGGACTCGGATTCGTCGCCCCGTCGGTAACCCAGCCGATTCAGGACTTCCATCTCGTCGAAATCGGCCTCATCGCGATGATGTATCCGCCGCTGGCGAAGGCTGACTACTCCCAACTGCGGGCCGTGTTCAGCAACTGGCGTGTGCTCGGACTAAGCCTAATTCAAAACTGGTTGATCGGCCCGACGCTTATGTTCGGACTCGCTGTGATCTTCTTCAGTGGACTCGTGCCTGGCCTGCCTGCTCGTCCCGAGTTCTTCCTCGGCCTCGTGTTCATCGGAATGGCCCGCTGTATCGCGATGGTCCTCGTCTGGAACGAACTCGCAGAAGGCTCGACGGAGTACGTGACTGGGCTGGTCGCGTTCAACAGCCTCTTCCAGATCGTCACGTACGGTGTCTACGTCTGGTTCTTCGGGCTATTCCTCCCGCCACTGCTCGGGATGGAAACGCTCGTCGCGGGCATCGAGACGTTCAATGTGACGCCGATGCAGGTGTTCCAGGCGATCGTTATTTTCCTCGGCATCCCGTTCATCGGCGGGTTCCTCACGCGGTACAT
The sequence above is a segment of the Halobaculum roseum genome. Coding sequences within it:
- a CDS encoding ParA family protein → MSADEFEGLPGAAVSLLKGGVGKSTIALNIADRLAARGHETVLLDLDKDGHMTTQLGYDDAYDRDANLGDALIDGEDPEDLLIETDFGVHLLPSSNELENVETRLKDERFADVKLRRNVVDPLIQNGYDYVIIDAAGGRGKLSDNALIAVQRVIIPLIPRAGSINGLNKMIERQISPIRQNIGLDILAVTPNMIRETMGQRNEHRTLVENLNREFGSFVPEYARVDPEIFDALDDSGRTIDSIPKPGIRERTAISRAFKQGMPVSEFDEDCDQIPNFDHLADLVEEHSHA
- the arsB gene encoding ACR3 family arsenite efflux transporter, producing MSNVDAHDHGPNCDCESCGDPRSMDFLDKYLTVWILGAMAVGVGLGFVAPSVTQPIQDFHLVEIGLIAMMYPPLAKADYSQLRAVFSNWRVLGLSLIQNWLIGPTLMFGLAVIFFSGLVPGLPARPEFFLGLVFIGMARCIAMVLVWNELAEGSTEYVTGLVAFNSLFQIVTYGVYVWFFGLFLPPLLGMETLVAGIETFNVTPMQVFQAIVIFLGIPFIGGFLTRYIGTRAKSEEWYDETLVPKIDPVTLVALLFTVIVMFATQGENIVASPGDVLLIAVPLTIYFVVMFLVSFGMGRGIGADYSTTTAIGFTAASNNFELAIAVAVAVFGVGSGVAFTTVVGPLIEVPVLLALVNVALYFQRKFDWSGATTGQLSTSSSPPPAEDD
- a CDS encoding ArsR/SmtB family transcription factor, coding for MAQTTERLRRYLDDELGECRNEDVERRLDELSTLEAALGTAQVNAELDVLSALSNETRYTLVRVLVAAQEELCVCELNAVVDVTESGLSHALSKLLDAGLVSGRKDGRWKKYRATNRAVALITVLEGSVTDE
- a CDS encoding RidA family protein, encoding MEANSVTESQLSRASESSRKQRDGTKFIGGYGKKTGDSDLLFIEGQLPEDGDRIASDASPVRQLELCLGNLETQLERHGKEMSDVLQLTLYLAEMDAYERVNDAYEQYFDETYPARTTIGVCELLGDAAVTVDAVVAIE